In Mytilus trossulus isolate FHL-02 chromosome 6, PNRI_Mtr1.1.1.hap1, whole genome shotgun sequence, a single window of DNA contains:
- the LOC134720593 gene encoding uncharacterized protein LOC134720593, which yields MDHRTQAEELYKLTKCNGSENSNQLTTVKEYLRHFVCKCQPSQKFKVKEIPSIIMKSVKQESFISSKASESFEKLEYYFSLVSSNPWKAEFHTIKKYSGFFQTKIASHLTGVEELFRIAGYSENPIKNEFKLSKNINKDLLLALAFECFIASVECIIIHELQIRTKFSINAADIANLRATYIGDVEEMYSVLRKSFNLKKDDCIMTSPDQTIKNIDYVDQLSPRQPQMRTQHGQALSVVESDIRPEIQNSEFKEGTLEDHMMASLQLIEEEKEEMSQTPKQPSVRPSDEWSFVNEGLLKKYGEKYFNGQRGNILQTPSSKESRPYRDSGIESGVPSELPYADVDTIRTRSTRVIKEKTPHSAAHAQISWPTNPEQSPLHRPQYSWPQHEPVAQPVHKPQFSSPFPQGQQQTTKAELLRARNKSVSSAFPPDQWSPKENIKPEIVEQLTADDIVGVIRPSRSITKTDFVVDTPQNPTAAPVYSRISKPVVNDKLSSPGHCQPFTFSSHSAPIARRETEERIPSCSLGDEETWICDHCTMKNNRFVNTCYMCSKSRDIVKSPDVRWGKQCPRCTLLNKADSYACAACDNKLPEACDNPV from the exons ATGGATCATCGAACACAAGCTGAAGAACTGTATAAACTCACAAAGTGTAATGGTTCTGAAAACAGTAATCAATTAACCACGGTCAAAGAATATTTACGACATTTTGTCTGTAAATGTCAACCTTCACAGAAGTTCAAGGTCAAAGAGATACCAAGTATCATAATGAAGAGTGTAAAACAAGAAAGTTTTATATCATCTAAAGCCAGTGAATCGTTTGAGAAGTTGGAGTATTATTTCAGTCTTGTGTCGAGTAACCCATGGAAGGCAGAATTCCACACAATTAAG AAATACAGTGGATTTTTTCAGACAAAGATAGCGTCTCATCTTACAGGTGTAGAAGAATTGTTTCGAATCGCAGGATATAGTGAAAATCCTATAAAAAATGAGTTTAAATTAAGTAAGAATATTAACAAAGATTTGCTTTTAGCATTGGCATTTGAGTGTTTTATTGCTTCTGTAGAATGCATTATTATTCATGAACTGCAAATAAGAACTAAGTTTTCGATAAATGCAGCTGACATAGCAAATTTACGAGCGACATACATTGGTGACGTTGAAGAAATGTATTCTGTTTTGAGGAAATCGTTCAACTTAAAAAAGGACGATTGCATTATGACATCACCagatcaaacaataaaaaatattgattacgTTGATCAGTTGTCTCCAAGGCAACCACAGATGAGAACACAACATGGTCAAGCACTTTCTGTTGTAGAGAGTGATATTCGACCAGAAATACAAAATAGTGAATTCAAAGAAGGCACATTGGAAGATCATATGATGGCAAGCTTGCAATTgattgaagaagaaaaagaagaaatgtccCAGACACCTAAACAACCATCTGTTCGACCATCAGACGAATGGTCATTTGTAAATGaaggtttattaaaaaaatatggagaAAAGTACTTTAATGGACAAAGAGGAAACATTCTTCAAACTCCTTCAAGTAAAGAGAGTCGCCCCTATCGTGACTCTGGAATAGAATCTGGAGTTCCATCGGAATTACCATACGCAGATGTGGATACCATAAGAACTCGAAGTACTCGTGTTATTAAGGAAAAAACTCCACACAGTGCTGCTCATGCTCAGATTTCATGGCCAACTAACCCAGAACAATCACCCCTTCATCGACCACAGTATTCATGGCCACAGCACGAGCCTGTGGCACAACCCGTTCATAAACCACAATTTTCTTCTCCCTTTCCACAAGGACAACAGCAAACAACGAAAGCAGAACTTTTAAGGGCAAGAAATAAATCTGTTAGTTCAGCTTTTCCACCTGATCAGTGGTCgccaaaagaaaatattaaacctGAAATCGTAGAACAGTTAACAGCTGATGACATTGTTGGAGTTATTCGACCCTCAAGGTCAATAACAAAGACGGACTTTGTTGTTGATACCCCACAAAACCCTACTGCTGCACCTGTTTATTCACGCATATCCAAACCCGTTGTGAATGATAAGCTCTCGTCCCCTGGGCATTGTCAACCATTTACTTTCAGTAGCCATTCTGCTCCTATTGCACGTAGGGAGACAGAAGAAAGAATACCGTCGTGTAGCCTCGGAGATGAAGAGACATGGATTTGTGATCACTGTACCATGAAAAACAATAGATTTGTCAATACATGCTACATGTGTTCTAAGAGTAGGGATATCGTCAAATCTCCAGATGTCCGGTGGGGAAAGCAATGTCCTCGATGTACATTACTAAATAAAGCCGATTCGTATGCCTGCGCAGCGTGTGATAACAAACTCCCAGAAGCTTGTGATAATCCTGTGTAG